The genome window AAGAGCACGTAGTCCTTCCGTGTCTACCACAAGAATGTAGTCAAACGTGAATTTCTCCTTGACCTCCTCAGACACTTTAACCAGCTGCATGAAGGCTCCCTTGGTGCACCTGCCAGCACTCACTGCAAACTCTAACCCAAACATGGCATTCAGCATTGTTGATTTTCCACTGCTTTGTATTCCCAAAACTGAAAGAACAAAAACTCTCTTATCACCTAGTTTTTTGATGACCTCATCTAAAAGACTAGAGATCCATGTCAGCGGGACATTACCTGCATCACCATCCATAAGCTCCATTGGGTGTCCTGATATCATCAGCTCTGCAGCAAGCTCGGGGTATTTAAACCAGTCTGTATGTTTGCATTCTTGTTTCTTCTGAGATTTATGGGCTTCATAGATCTGCCCCATTTCTCTAAAGATGTGCTCCAAACCAAAAGTTGCTGACTGGAgttttgttgatatttgttCAAGCtcagtttgtttgcttttgaaaaggtcagatttgttgtgtttctttttcagagCCAAGACCTCAGACCATGTTTTATCATAGTTTTGCAGAATTACGGACAGATCATCAGTAACATGGTCATCAAGGAAGATCTGAGTCCATTTCAGGAAATACTGTCTCTCAGTTGATGACAGAGACAAAAGATTATCAGTAAACAGCTTTATCAGCTCACTACAGGAATGTTTGCACTGATCTTGTCGTATTTTTATCagttcattttcctttttagaTTTCTCAATCTCAATCTGTCCTGTCAGGTGGTAcagctctttttttattctgctcCACTCATGCCACAATTGGCCTTGACAAGGGAGGAATTTGCTTTTGATTTCTGTGACATCCTGTATCTTCTTAAGCAAATTCATCATTTCCAATGCAGCAGTTTTCCCTTTTCGGCAGACTGGGTCATCTTCATCCACTCTGATTCCAGGGACCTCTGCCATACTTTCAAGGTGGAAGGATGTTTGTGACTcacacaaaatgtgtccaaTGATTGTTTTCAGTTCTTCAGTAATATCTGAATGACTTCTGTCTTTTAGACTTATTTTGTATCTGCCCTGTTTCTTCTGATGTTTACCACCGTCAGTATCAGTAGTGAGAATAATGAGAGGCTTTGGAAGTTTCCAGAGAGCCTCGATTACTCCCCAACTTTTGTGACCCTTTTCCAGAGTTGGTACAagcacaacattaactgaagaTTTTTCAATAAGTATGTCACGCTGTTTCTCAAACAACAGAGCATCACCATGGAGATTACAGAAGGCAACACAGTCATTGAAGGCATCATTACATTTTCCAGCTGGGCAGTACCAGGCAATCTCTGCCATGCCATCCACCAAGTGGCGAGTTTTGTTGCTTCCTTGAAGGTGTTTGTGGAAGAAAGTGCTGTGACGGTCGTTGATCAACGTGTTTATCAGCTGAGATTTTGACACTGATAGTGAATCCAGTCGCAAAAATGACACCATGGGTGTCTTGGCTTTGCAGATGGGCATGCTCTTCATTATTTTGCTGTCAGTTTGGATATCAGTTGTCTTCCagctttttgttatttttctgaatGTCCAAAGAGGACACTCAATATCCATCGTGACTGGGTCAGGAACAAGCAAAGGTAAAGCATACTGACATTGTGAGAGCTTTGATACAATGTTCTGCTTGAGGAAGCTGTCTGAACAGTGAAATACTGCCATTTGAATGTCCATTGGATGCAAATGagtctcttttgtttgtttagtgtCTTCACTTGTGCTAAAAAAATCATCCATATCATCTATGTCCTCTACTTCAGCACTATCACACACTTGAATAGGTTTTGAATCGCTCACCTCGGGAATCTCTTGTTTAACAGGAATATATCTGGCTCTGTAGTCTAACATGAGAAGCTTGTGAAGAAATGTATTTGTTAATTCTTTCTCTGAAGTCACATGGTACTTTTTCATAGCTGGACCAATTTTGAGAAAATCTTCTGAAGTCAACTTCTGTTGATGTTTGTCTTGAAGATCAAGTCCGAGCAGTGTTTCAGTTACTCTTTGGTGTTGATTTTCCTTGTCGATCTCTTCAGAAATCTTCACAGAATTTGGCATTTTTCCAACCTAAAAATTCAATATTGTGGTCAAACTTTACAATTATATGTAAGTTTTTATTCTGTGTATAATGAATCATGAACTACCTGTTGATTAATTACTTGCTAATTAACTGTGGCTGAATAACTCAGCTTTAGTTAGAGGAGATAATGATAAGTaattagtgtgtgtttgcaccagaatctaacattttatgttttactacTCTACAACTAAAGTAAAGCAGGAACAAAGACAGTAATTGTTTTAActattcacacatttttacacaataaTCTGCATCACCTCATGATTCATCAATAGTATCTCAATCTGTTGTTCTCTTTCTGATCATTTGTAAACTGCATCCAAAAGcatgaaaaacattaaaattacaTATGAAATGAAAACTCATAAGCTCTTAGCTTTAGTTTCTTACCTTGTCcttgttttcattgttaacCTCATCTGCAGCACCTACAGTGAAATTATAATTTTCATTAGAGGAGCTGGAGCACACAGAAGCAGAAATATTTTTAAGTGTAAAcaattttacagttaaaaaacattttattcaggTGTTTTTAAGTTGAATTTAAAGATTTAAGTTGAAGAACATGTCTTTTCTGGGCAGCATTATAAAAGTTGTGTCAAGGCAGCTGACAAGACTCAACTGGTTCCCATTATTCATCAACCTCAAAATGAAAGTTCCAGATCATTCTGTTTTCTAGATCAAGTGTTTGCCAGTATTCTCAAGCTTTCTGTTCGTAATTTTTGCCTCTTTGGTTTTTCCAGGCTGCTCTGCCACTGCTtcagctttttgttttctctgagtCTTGTAACAACCAAGTTAGTGACAATACAATCTAAATATGTATCTGAagtaatgtgaaaataaaatcgGATCaaagttttgcttttcttatttGTTGCAGATGGTATTTCAGATATAAATTCATACCTTTTGCCACTGGGCTGTCATCATTCTTTGAGTGCTCAACATCACCGGGTTCAATCAGCAGGTCACTCTGAGAAATCAGATGATTTTAGCTTTATtggttatttattaaaacagaaacCTAGAACTGGAGAATATACAATCTTCTCTTATCATAAATGCTTATTGCGACACGAGGGTTATTACTAAGTTATACTCCAAATACCGACAACGCCACCttgggttatggcccaaggaccAGTAGTAAAGGTCAACTAATACCTTCAGACAAAAAGACACTCGGGTTCGTTTACTCAGGGAGGGAATGAGACGGAGTTCAATGATCATgtctaacaattatttttaaaacaatcatAAGATTGGcactgtaacacaaaaaaagaaaagagcccaACAAAAAGGGGGATGTAGTCTGAGGCTTACCGGCTGGAGGAGGGGTTTGGTAGGGGAAGTGACatccaaaaggaaaaggaggacaccccacacacacagcaaaaggtgacgtgtaaacaaataaaatcttaaaaagggatcacacagcacacaggaccaCGACCACCCAGGAGAACCACCACCGTCGGCCTTCCACTaaggggagaggaaaacacaattaaacggGCTCAAATTTAAGCAAccaaatataaatgatcaattgataaactgagaaatgttaaattatattaataaatcaaccaaacacaagaaacaaaagagtctctggccagagatatcaactcaacaattaaccaatttaacagtttgaaatcagattgatcatattaacaacataaattcaaccattaaacaaagagtaaataagtaaacaattAAACCAAACCTTGCCGGATTACACTtaaaacactctcacacacacacacacacacctatagtTCACAATCTTAGCGAGTGGCTGAGAGTTCGGGCAGACTCGTCGCATCCAGTACGCGTTAcagccacacatacacacacacacacaatgcaatcACACGTAGCAGCGGTAAACAGGCTGTCCACAGGCGGCCGACCGGATCGGAACCAGGCCGTCGGAGCAACAGTCACCGAGCAACAGGACAGCAACAGGAAAGCGGCAGAACAGCGGCGAAACAGCGGCGAAGCAGCGGCCAAATAGCCGTGGTTAATCAGCTGTGTTTACACTTGGCGTTGGCGTTAGCCTTAGCGTTAGCGTTAGCGCTAGCCTTAGCGTTACAGTTCCAGTTATAAGTCCGGGTGCATTGGCATCCCGtccaaagagggagaggggtgaAGAATTCAGGCGTGGCAGGGAAGACAGCCAccatgcagcacacaaccagcaGACAATGCTCTGGTTGCGGCAATAAACACCGTCCCGACTGATCGGCTCGACCGCGGTGAAGACGCCGGATCTGTGCTCGGATGTGATATAAATACTGTCAATAAATGCAAAAGTTAAatgaactgtatagtggaaactGACTACAGTGAAAATATTTTACCTTCACTGTAGCTGCAGTTTCCTCCAACTCATCTTCTGACAgatcatgtaaaaaataaattgcacagggttagcattaaaaatatttccAAACCATATCAGTCAGACTCTACAATCTAAATATGTATCTGAAGTAACGTGAAAATAAAATCGAATCaaagttttgcttttcttatttGCTGCAGATGGTATTTCAGATATAAATTCAGACTGACCTTTTGCCACTGGGCTGTCATCATTATTTGAGTGCTCAACATCACCGGGTTCATTCAGCAGGTCACTCTGAGAAATCAGATGATTTTAGCTTTATtggttatttattaaaacagaaacatataACTGGAGAATATAAAATCTTCTCTTATCATAAATGCTTAAATCAAATGTAGACTAATGACCTTCACTTTGACGTTAGATGAACTCTTCCCCTCATCTTCTGCAGGACAACCtggaaataaataagtaaataaataaataacaaaaaactccTCTCTGTCAAAGatgttttatacacacatacacatactgggTAAGTCATTTGTGTATATTGGGTATCAAATAAGTATAAACAGTTTTACCATTATAATTATGCAGGACAGTCattatataacaataataataatgatttattcAAGGAagcttttttgttattatagaTTTCTGCTTGGGGTATTTGTGCGTGAATTAAATTCCACaaattgcattttgttttgaaagtgcCAGATGTCGTAGGTGAAATGATTGGCCCCCTGTACATACTTTGTAATTTGATGCTCTGCCATTTACATAAAATTGCGACCTTTTGGACCAGTCCAATAAATATGTTTAGGTATCCCTGTATGAGCACCACGTTCTTGTTGGACTGTCAGCTATATTGTTGCTGATGTGTGGATCTCacaatttaaacatgaaaatctCACCTGTCTGATTTTGCTGAAACTCTGAGGAATCCGTCCCttcttctgtgtttgatttgaagTCCACATGTTTTGGCTCATCATTCTCATCCAGCGTCCCTCTGCTGCCGCAGTATGGCTTCTTTTCAGAGACCATAACATCTATTTTTTCCAGCAGTGCTGTCATTTCCTTAACATCTGTCATactttttgtgcatgtgtggtaCCTTTTTTCATCAAAACCTGTGTTGGCTTTCAAATCTGTCAGTGCACtttcacactctgcatctgcatCATGAGTCACAACTGTTATTAAATAAGAAAGTGACTCTTTCCCAAAAGCCTTTTCCAGCCACTGCACTCCTGCACTATGTTGGCTGCTATCCAGACTATTTGGTAATATCAGGAGAAAAACATGAGCTCCCTGATTTAGCAGGAGGTtctcagtgttttgctgaccAAGCATGTTGATCACAGAGATGTGTCGAGCACACAGATCATACAGTTTGGGTGACAGATGCTGCATATGTGTCTGCTCATCGTTGGCAAGCAAGATATTTTCCGGTCCAATCTCAATAGAATTTGTGTCACCAATTAACACAAGAGTAAACTCTGGATTCACTGGGAAAAAACGAATGGCACCATGTTAGAAATATTTCAAACAACATTCTAAGAGTTTAATAATGGAAAAGAACTAAAAGAACAAATTCTCACATTCATTAGGTTGTGATGGTGGACTTGTGTCCATCAGTGTTTTATTGTCCTCTGTAGAGCCTGTATTGGCAGTTAAAAACGAAAAGTCTGCAAACATCAGAGATTAATTTGAttagttttcttattttttcaaaGAATTTGACATATTGCAGAAATGTCATTTATAACAttgattaaaatgcaaaaatatgaCCTTTCCCATTGGATGATAAAGACTTGATTTCAGactctctgtcttttctgtctCCATGTTGTTCCCTTTCACCAGGTTTATTCACTGGATCAATCTAAGAACAAGAATAAATTGTTTGAGAAATACTGAAAAATTGAATATAGTTGTGTGATATAAATACTGTCAATAAATGCAAAAGTTAAATGAACTGTATGCTGGAAACTGACTACAGTGAAAATTACCTTTGCTGTAGCTGCAGTTTCCTCCAACTCATCTTCTGACAgatcatgtaaaaaataaattgcacagggttagcattaaaaatatttccAAACCATATCAGTCAGACTTTACAATCTAAATATGTATCTGAAGTAACGTGAAAATAAAATCGAATCaaagttttgcttttcttatttGCTGCAGATGGTATTTCAGATATAAATTCAGACTGACCTTTTGCCACTGGGCTGTCATCATTATTTGAGTGCTCAACATCACCGGGTTCATTCAGCAGGTCACTCTGAGAAATCAGATGATTTTAGCTTTATtggttatttattaaaacagaaacatataACTGGAGAATATAAAATCTTCTCTTATCATAAATGCTTAAATCAAATGTAGACTAATGACCTTCACTTTGACGTTAGATGAACTCTTCCCCTCATCTTCTGCAGGACAACCtggaaataaataagtaaataaataaataacaaaaaactccTCTCTGTCAAAGatgttttatacacacatacacatactgggTAAGTCATTTGTGTATATTGGGTATCAAATAAGTATAAACAGTTTTACCATTATAATTATGCAGGACAGTCattatataacaataataataatgatttattcaaggaagctttttttgttattatagaTTTCTGCTTGGGGTATTTGTGCGTTGATTAAATTCCACAGTAAAGaaattgcattttgttttgaaagtgcCAGATGTCGTAGGTGAAATGATTGGCCCCCTGTACATACTTTGTAATTTGATGCTCTGCCATTTACATAAAATTGCGACCTTTTGGACCAGTCCAATAAATATGTTTAGGTATCCCTGTATGAGCACCACGTTCTTGTTGGACTGTCAGCTATATTGTTGCTGATGTGTGGATCTCacaatttaaacatgaaaatctCACCTGTCTGATTTTGCTGAAACTCTGAGGAATCCGTCCCttcttctgtgtttgatttgaagTCCACATGTTTTTGCTCATCATTCTCATCCAGCGTCCCTCTGCTGCCGCAGTATGGCTTCTTTTCAGAGACCATAACATCTATTTTTTCCAGCAGTGCTGTCATTTCCTTAACATCTGTCATactttttgtgcatgtgtggtaCCTTTTTTCATCAAAACCTGTGTTGGCTTTCAAATCTGTCAGTGCACtttcacactctgcatctgcatCATGAGTCACAACTGTTATTAAATAAGAAAGTGACTCTTTCCCAAAAGCCTTTTCCAGCCACTGCACTCCTGCACTATGTTGGCTGCTATCCAGACTATTTGGTAATATCAGGAGAAAAACATGAGCTCCCTGATTTAGCAGGAGGTtctcagtgttttgctgaccAAGCATGTTGATCACAGAGATGTGTCGAGCACACAGATCATACAGTTTGGGTGACAGATGCTGCATATGTGTCTGCTCATCGTTGGCAAGCAAGATATTTTCCGGTCCAATCTCAATAGAATTTGTGTCACCAATTAACACAAGAGTAAACTCTGGATTCACTGGGAAAAAACGAATGGCACCATGTTAGAAATATTTCAAACAACATTCTAAGAGTTTAATAATGGAAAAGAACTAAAAGAACAAATTCTCACATTCATTAGGTTGTGATGGTGGACTTGTGTCCATCAGTGTTTTATTGTCCTCTGTAGAGCCTGTATTGGCAGTTAAAAACGAAAAGTCTGCAAACATCAGAGATTAATTTGAttagttttcttattttttcaaaGAATTTGACATATTGCAGAAATGTCATTTATAACAttgattaaaatgcaaaaatatgaCCTTTCCCATTGGATGATAAAGACTTGATTTCAGactctctgtcttttctgtctCCATGTTGTTCCCTTTCACCAGGTTTATTCACTGGATCAATCTAAGAACAAGAATAAATTGTTTGAGAAATACTGAAAAATTGAATATAGTTGTGTGATATAAATACTGTCAATAAATGCAAAAGTTAAATGAACTGTATGCTGGAAACTGACTACAGTGAAAATTACCTTTGCTGTAGCTGCAGTTTCCTCCAACTCATCTTCTGACAgatcatgtaaaaaataaattgcacagggttagcattaaaaatatttccAAACCATATCAGTCAGACTTTACAATCTAAATATGTATCTGAAGTAACGTGAAAATAAAATCGAATCaaagttttgcttttcttatttGCTGCAGATGGTATTTCAGATATAAATTCAGACTGACCTTTTGCCACTGGGCTGTCATCATTATTTGAGTGCTCAACATCACCGGGTTCATTCAGCAGGTCACTCTGAGAAATCAGATGATTTTAGCTTTATtggttatttattaaaacagaaacatataACTGGAGAATATAAAATCTTCTCTTATCATAAATGCTTAAATCAAATGTAGACTAATGACCTTCACTTTGACGTTAGATGAACTCTTCCCCTCATCTTCTGCAGGACAACCtggaaataaataagtaaataaataaataacaaaaaactccTCTCTGTCAAAGatgttttatacacacatacacatactgggTAAGTCATTTGTGTATATTGGGTATCAAATAAGTATAAACAGTTTTACCATTATAATTATGCAGGACAGTCattatataacaataataataatgatttattcAAGGAagcttttttgttattatagaTTTCTGCTTGGGGTATTTGTGCGTGAATTAAATTCCACaaattgcattttgttttgaaagtgcCAGATGTCGTAGGTGAAATGATTGGCCCCCTGTACATACTTTGTAATTTGATGCTCTGCCATTTACATAAAATTGCGACCTTTTGGACCAGTCCAATAAATATGTTTAGGTATCCCTGTATGAGCACCACGTTCTTGTTGGACTGTCAGCTATATTGTTGCTGATGTGTGGATCTCacaatttaaacatgaaaatctCACCTGTCTGATTTTGCTGAAACTCTGAGGAATCCGTCCCttcttctgtgtttgatttgaagTCCACATGTTTTTGCTCATCATTCTCATCCAGCGTCCCTCTGCTGCCGCAGTATGGCTTCTTTTCAGAGACCATAACATCTATTTTTTCCAGCAGTGCTGTCATTTCCTTAACATCTGTCATactttttgtgcatgtgtggtaCCTTTTTTCATCAAAACCTGTGTTGGCTTTCAAATCTGTCAGTGCACtttcacactctgcatctgcatCATGAGTCACAACTGTTATTAAATAAGAAAGTGACTCTTTCCCAAAAGCCTTTTCCAGCCACTGCACTCCTGCACTATGTTGGCTGCTATCCAGACTATTTGGTAATATCAGGAGAAAAACATGAGCTCCCTGATTTAGCAGGAGGTtctcagtgttttgctgaccAAGCATGTTGATCACAGAGATGTGTCGAGCACACAGATCATACAGTTTGGGTGACAGATGCTGCATATGTGTCTGCTCATCGTTGGCAAGCAAGATATTTTCCGGTCCAATCTCAATAGAATTTGTGTCACCAATTAACACAAGAGTAAACTCTGGATTCACTGGGAAAAAACGAATGGCACCATGTTAGAAATATTTCAAACAACATTCTAAGAGTTTAATAATGGAAAAGAACTAAAAGAACAAATTCTCACATTCATTAGGTTGTGATGGTGGACTTGTGTCCATCAGTGTTTTATTGTCCTCTGTAGAGCCTGTATTGGCAGTTAAAAACGAAAAGTCTGCAAACATCAGAGATTAATTTGAttagttttcttattttttcaaaGAATTTGACATATTGCAGAAATGTCATTTATAACAttgattaaaatgcaaaaatatgaCCTTTCCCATTGGATGATAAAGACTTGATTTCAGactctctgtcttttctgtctCCATGTTGTTCCCTTTCACCAGGTTTATTCACTGGATCAATCTAAGAACAAGAATAAATTGTTTGAGAAATACTGAAAAATTGAATATAGTTGTGTGATATAAATACTGTCAATAAATGCAAAAGTTAAATGAACTGTATGCTGGAAACTGACTACAGTGAAAATTACCTTTGCTGTAGCTGCAGTTTCCTCCAACTCATCTTCTGACAgatcatgtaaaaaataaattgcacagggttagcattaaaaatatttccAAACCATATCAGTCAGACTTTACAATCTAAATATGTATCTGAAGTAACGTGAAAATAAAATCGAATCaaagttttgctttttttatttgctgcaGATGGTATTTCAGATATAAATTCAGACTGACCTTTTGCCACTGGGCTGTCATCATTATTTGAGTGCTCAACATCACCGGGTTCATTCAGCAGGTCACTCTGAGAAATCAGATGATTTTAGCTTTATtggttatttattaaaacagaaacatataACTGGAGAATATAAAATCTTCTCTTATCATAAATGCTTAAATCAAATGTAGACTAATGACCTTCACTTTGACGTTAGATGAACTCTTCTCCTCATCTTCTGCAGGACAACCtggaaataaataagtaaataaataaataaataacaaaaaactccTCTCTGTCAAAGatgttttatacacacatacacatactgggTAAGTCATTTGTGTATATTGGGTATCAAGTATATACAGTTTTACCATTATAATTATGCAGGACAGTCATtctataacaataataataatgatttattcAAGGAagcttttttgttattatagaTTTCTGCTTGGGGTATTTGTGCGTTGATTAAATTCCACAGTAAAGaaattgcattttgttttgaaagtgcCAGATGTCGTAGGTGAAATGATTGGCCCCCTGTACATACTTTGTAATTTGATGCTCTGCCATTTACATAAAATTGCGACCTTTTGGACCAGTCCAATAAATATGTTTAGGTATCCCTGTATGAGCACCACGTTCTTGTTGGACTGTCAGCTATATTGTTGCTGATGTGTGGATCTCACAATTTAAACATGAACATCTCACCTGTCTGATTTTGCTGAAACTCTGAGGAATCCGTCCCttcttctgtgtttgatttgaagTCCACATGTTTTTGCTCATCATTCTCATCCAGCGTCCCTCTGCTGCCGCAGTATGTCTTCTTTTCAGAGACCATAACATCTATTTTTTCCAGCAGTGCTGTCATTTCATAAACATCTGTCATactttttgtgcatgtgtggtaCCTTTTTTCATCAAAACCTGTGTTGGCTTTCAAATCTGTCAGTGCACtttcacactctgcatctgcatCATGAGTCACAACTGTTATTAAATAAGAAAGTGACTCCTTCCCAAAAGCCTTTTCCAACCACTGCACTCCTGCACTATGTTGGCTGCTATCCAGACTATTTGGTAATATCAGGAGAAAAACATGAGCTCCCTG of Solea solea chromosome 16, fSolSol10.1, whole genome shotgun sequence contains these proteins:
- the LOC131475314 gene encoding interferon-induced very large GTPase 1-like isoform X17, translated to MSSTEDNETLMDTSPPSQPNEWNPEFTLVLIGDTNSIKVGPENILLANDEQTHMQHLSPKLYDLCGRHISVINMLGQQNTENLLLNQGAHVFLLILPNSLDSSQHSAGVQWLEKAFGKESLSYLITVVTHDADAECESALTDLKANTGFDEKRYHTCTKSMTDVYEMTALLEKIDVMVSEKKTYCGSRGTLDENDEQKHVDFKSNTEEGTDSSEFQQNQTGCPAEDEEKSSSNVKVKSDLLNEPGDVEHSNNDDSPVAKEDELEETAATAKIDPVNKPGEREQHGDRKDRESEIKSLSSNGKDFSFLTANTGSTEDNKTLMDTSPPSQPNELNPEFTLVLIGDTNSIEIGPENILLANDEQTHMQHLSPKLYDLCARHISVINMLGQQNTENLLLNQGAHVFLLILPNSLDSSQHSAGVQWLEKAFGKESLSYLITVVTHDADAECESALTDLKANTGFDEKRYHTCTKSMTDVKEMTALLEKIDVMVSEKKPYCGSRGTLDENDEQKHVDFKSNTEEGTDSSEFQQNQTGCPAEDEGKSSSNVKVKSDLLNEPGDVEHSNNDDSPVAKEDELEETAATAKIDPVNKPGEREQHGDRKDRESEIKSLSSNGKDFSFLTANTGSTEDNKTLMDTSPPSQPNELNPEFTLVLIGDTNSIEIGPENILLANDEQTHMQHLSPKLYDLCARHISVINMLGQQNTENLLLNQGAHVFLLILPNSLDSSQHSAGVQWLEKAFGKESLSYLITVVTHDADAECESALTDLKANTGFDEKRYHTCTKSMTDVKEMTALLEKIDVMVSEKKPYCGSRGTLDENDEQKHVDFKSNTEEGTDSSEFQQNQTGCPAEDEGKSSSNVKVKSDLLNEPGDVEHSNNDDSPVAKEDELEETAATAKIDPVNKPGEREQHGDRKDRESEIKSLSSNGKDFSFLTANTGSTEDNKTLMDTSPPSQPNELNPEFTLVLIGDTNSIEIGPENILLANDEQTHMQHLSPKLYDLCARHISVINMLGQQNTENLLLNQGAHVFLLILPNSLDSSQHSAGVQWLEKAFGKESLSYLITVVTHDADAECESALTDLKANTGFDEKRYHTCTKSMTDVKEMTALLEKIDVMVSEKKPYCGSRGTLDENDEPKHVDFKSNTEEGTDSSEFQQNQTGCPAEDEGKSSSNVKVKSDLLNEPGDVEHSNNDDSPVAKEDELEETAATVKWKADGGGSPGWSWSCVLCDPFLRFYLFTRHLLLCVWGVLLFLLDVTSPTKPLLQPSDLLIEPGDVEHSKNDDSPVAKGAADEVNNENKDKVGKMPNSVKISEEIDKENQHQRVTETLLGLDLQDKHQQKLTSEDFLKIGPAMKKYHVTSEKELTNTFLHKLLMLDYRARYIPVKQEIPEVSDSKPIQVCDSAEVEDIDDMDDFFSTSEDTKQTKETHLHPMDIQMAVFHCSDSFLKQNIVSKLSQCQYALPLLVPDPVTMDIECPLWTFRKITKSWKTTDIQTDSKIMKSMPICKAKTPMVSFLRLDSLSVSKSQLINTLINDRHSTFFHKHLQGSNKTRHLVDGMAEIAWYCPAGKCNDAFNDCVAFCNLHGDALLFEKQRDILIEKSSVNVVLVPTLEKGHKSWGVIEALWKLPKPLIILTTDTDGGKHQKKQGRYKISLKDRSHSDITEELKTIIGHILCESQTSFHLESMAEVPGIRVDEDDPVCRKGKTAALEMMNLLKKIQDVTEIKSKFLPCQGQLWHEWSRIKKELYHLTGQIEIEKSKKENELIKIRQDQCKHSCSELIKLFTDNLLSLSSTERQYFLKWTQIFLDDHVTDDLSVILQNYDKTWSEVLALKKKHNKSDLFKSKQTELEQISTKLQSATFGLEHIFREMGQIYEAHKSQKKQECKHTDWFKYPELAAELMISGHPMELMDGDAGNVPLTWISSLLDEVIKKLGDKRVFVLSVLGIQSSGKSTMLNAMFGLEFAVSAGRCTKGAFMQLVKVSEEVKEKFTFDYILVVDTEGLRALELGNVTLHHDNELATFVVGLGNLTLINIFGENPAEMQDILQIVVQAFMRMKQVNLSPSCMFVHQNVTDITAVEKNMDGKRRLQEKLDQMAQLAAKEEVCDVQYFSDVIAFDVEKDVKYLAQLWEGSPPMAPPNPGYCESVQELRNMILSKASDSAGITLSQFKTKIQDLWNALLKENFVFNFKNTFEIAVYRNLEVQFGKWTWILRSNMLTIENQQYICIENGNTDKVELNHLNEKMSKTYEETKQEIQKYFDHDKDKEILVQWRGRFKSKIKDFHEELVKETKRKLDEIIQQKKACKKLNDEKTVFENKLLQKSKELAHQLKDKGQDEKELKKQFDHVWKGWVDELTTDTKPIEDIDFEKEQNKVLTDLGIEWILISDSKRCGRHKELPVWRTDSNYTDPRKWFGKIKNLFNHDHEYIRSFIARVEQQSIDNIKTKPVATRGFQSTYLQEVANNVIKEVTELEAELKCTAKKEFKVDLLLYVFDKATIWLSESYKKFKINNDAIAYLEGKKTQYYDIFKSFCKGHSSAVVFGKVICEKLRSATAQAVFTKTAIDLAGEMKCNFPAFNGNRLVMEKHVLKSLAEKGSFEDYINYIQQPRKHVESYIEEQVKEYIFTDHEDRTMDIRKKNAEDIKKVVNQALFTASENVKTQRGSTDLWLKEFSSLLKDKLTIGDISSENFSDITNFDFLKDEIKRGFKSIIEETNKRPLKEMKESRLKPEKILIDQLCNCCWVTCPFCAAVCTNTLKDHSPNDHSVPFHRSGAVQGWHYRNTVEMSVDFCTTKVASDRSFYPDSDSERLIPYKQYRTADPRFASWNITPDDSELPYWKWFTCQYQKQIEDHYKLRYEGLGKIPENWTKISKEEAIKSLDELFSVREATNK